A genome region from Geobacter pickeringii includes the following:
- the yrfG gene encoding GMP/IMP nucleotidase, which yields MIIDWNQIDTVLLDMDGTLLDRHFDDHFWLEHVPKRYAAKNGISLPDAKALLYSQFRSQERTLNWTDLDYWSDRLGLDIPLLKLEVEHLIAVHPGVVEFLLFLRQNGKSAWLVTNAHGKTLTLKMRKTRLGPYFTGIVSAHDIGLPKEENAFWGKLREKVPYDPARTLLGEDSETNLGTAQNYGIRFLIYVSRFSSAIQPVPSACFPSINHFTELIPHQDACRTESPK from the coding sequence ATGATTATCGATTGGAACCAGATCGACACCGTCCTGCTCGACATGGACGGCACGCTCCTGGACCGCCACTTTGACGACCACTTCTGGCTCGAGCACGTGCCCAAGCGCTATGCCGCCAAAAACGGCATCTCCCTTCCCGACGCGAAGGCGCTGCTCTACAGCCAGTTCCGCTCCCAGGAGCGAACGCTCAACTGGACCGACCTCGACTACTGGTCTGACCGGCTCGGCCTCGACATCCCTCTCCTGAAACTCGAAGTGGAGCACCTGATCGCCGTCCATCCGGGAGTGGTGGAGTTTCTGCTCTTCCTGCGCCAGAACGGCAAAAGTGCCTGGCTCGTCACCAATGCCCACGGCAAGACCCTCACCCTCAAAATGAGGAAGACCCGGCTCGGCCCCTATTTCACCGGCATCGTGTCGGCTCACGACATCGGCCTTCCCAAAGAGGAAAATGCCTTTTGGGGGAAACTGCGCGAAAAGGTTCCCTATGATCCCGCCCGCACCCTCCTCGGGGAAGACAGCGAGACAAACCTCGGCACCGCCCAAAATTACGGTATCCGTTTTCTGATCTACGTGAGCCGTTTCAGCTCCGCCATTCAGCCGGTACCATCGGCATGCTTCCCCTCAATCAACCACTTCACCGAGCTCATTCCCCATCAGGACGCCTGCCGTACCGAGAGCCCCAAATAG